Proteins encoded within one genomic window of Streptomyces sp. NBC_00523:
- the gcvH gene encoding glycine cleavage system protein GcvH produces the protein MSNPQQLRYSKEHEWLSPAEDGVATVGITEHAANALGDVVYAQLPEVGDKVTAGETCGELESTKSVSDLYSPVTGEITASNQDVVDDPSLVNSAPFEGGWLFKVRVAEEPKDLLSADEYSEFSGN, from the coding sequence ATGAGCAACCCCCAGCAGCTGCGGTACAGCAAGGAGCACGAGTGGCTGTCGCCCGCCGAGGACGGTGTGGCCACGGTCGGCATCACCGAGCACGCGGCCAACGCGCTCGGTGACGTCGTCTACGCGCAGCTTCCCGAGGTCGGCGACAAGGTGACCGCGGGCGAGACCTGCGGCGAGCTGGAGTCGACCAAGTCGGTGAGCGACCTGTACTCGCCCGTGACCGGTGAGATCACCGCGTCCAACCAGGACGTCGTGGACGATCCGTCGCTGGTCAACTCCGCTCCGTTCGAAGGCGGCTGGCTGTTCAAGGTACGCGTCGCGGAGGAGCCGAAGGACCTGCTCTCCGCCGACGAGTACTCCGAGTTCTCCGGCAACTGA
- a CDS encoding ABC transporter permease, whose amino-acid sequence MTAPIETTRADTRPEAVLEGAGRKEIEGRSLGRIAWTRFKRDKAAMAGGIVVVLLILTAVLSKPLQSLLGLDPNAFNQTLVDPVMLAPKGSFGGISWDHPFGVEPQTGRDIFARILEGSWVSLVVAVGSTLLSVAIGVVMGVVAGFYGGWVDSLISRLMDTFLAFPLLLFAISISASLQGNAFGMEGLTLRIAVLIFVIGFFSWPYIGRIVRAQTLSLREREFVEAARSLGARGPFILFRELLPNLVAPILVYATLLIPTNILFEAALSFLGVGIAPPQASWGGMLTQAVDLYEVDPMFMVIPGMAIFITVLAFNLLGDGLRDALDPRGK is encoded by the coding sequence ATGACGGCACCTATCGAGACCACCAGGGCGGATACGCGGCCCGAAGCGGTGCTGGAAGGCGCGGGCCGCAAGGAGATCGAGGGCCGTTCGCTCGGCCGCATCGCCTGGACCCGGTTCAAGCGGGACAAGGCCGCGATGGCCGGTGGCATCGTTGTCGTCCTGCTGATCCTGACCGCGGTGCTCTCCAAGCCGCTCCAGTCGCTCCTCGGTCTCGACCCCAACGCGTTCAACCAGACGCTGGTCGACCCCGTCATGCTGGCGCCCAAGGGCAGCTTCGGCGGGATCAGCTGGGACCACCCGTTCGGCGTCGAGCCGCAGACCGGCCGCGACATCTTCGCGCGCATCCTCGAAGGCTCCTGGGTCTCGCTCGTCGTGGCCGTCGGCTCCACCCTGCTCTCCGTCGCCATCGGCGTCGTCATGGGTGTCGTGGCCGGGTTCTACGGCGGCTGGGTGGACAGCCTGATCAGCCGGCTGATGGACACCTTCCTGGCCTTCCCGCTGCTGCTCTTCGCGATCTCCATCTCCGCGTCCCTCCAGGGCAACGCCTTCGGGATGGAAGGGCTCACGCTGCGGATCGCGGTCCTGATCTTCGTGATCGGCTTCTTCAGCTGGCCGTACATCGGCCGCATCGTGCGCGCGCAGACGCTGTCGCTCCGCGAGCGCGAGTTCGTGGAGGCCGCCAGGTCGCTGGGCGCCCGCGGGCCGTTCATCCTCTTCCGCGAGCTGCTGCCCAACCTGGTCGCGCCGATCCTCGTCTACGCGACGCTGCTGATCCCCACGAACATCCTCTTCGAGGCGGCCCTGTCCTTCCTGGGCGTGGGCATCGCACCGCCGCAGGCGTCCTGGGGCGGCATGCTCACGCAGGCGGTCGACCTCTACGAGGTGGACCCGATGTTCATGGTCATCCCCGGCATGGCGATCTTCATCACCGTGCTGGCCTTCAACCTGCTGGGGGACGGGCTGCGTGACGCACTCGACCCTCGTGGCAAGTAA
- a CDS encoding L-serine ammonia-lyase, protein MAISVFDLFSIGIGPSSSHTVGPMRAARMFARRLKNEGLLAHTASIRAELYGSLGATGHGHGTPKAVLLGLEGESPRTVDVETADERVEAIRSTGRINLLGMHEIPFDADEQLILHRRKALPYHANGMTVFAYDAEGAPLLEKTYYSVGGGFVVDEDAVGEDRIVLDDTVLKHPFRTGDELLRLARETGLSISSLMLENERAWRTEEEIRSGLLGIWRAMQACVTRGMSREGVLPGGLRVHRRAAKTARQLRAEGDPQTHAMEWITLYAMAVNEENAAGGRVVTAPTNGAAGIIPAVLHYYVNFAAGGATEAEKDDSIVRFLLAAGAIGMLFKENASISGAEVGCQGEVGSACSMAAGALAEVLGGSAEQVENAAEIGMEHNLGLTCDPVGGLVQIPCIERNGMAAVKAVTAAKMALRGDGSHKVSLDKVIKTMKETGADMSVKYKETARGGLAVNIIEC, encoded by the coding sequence GTGGCCATCTCGGTCTTCGACCTGTTCTCGATCGGCATCGGCCCGTCCAGCTCCCATACGGTCGGCCCCATGCGCGCGGCCCGTATGTTCGCGCGGCGCCTGAAGAACGAGGGCCTGCTCGCGCACACCGCCTCGATCCGGGCCGAGCTGTACGGCTCGCTCGGCGCCACCGGCCACGGCCACGGCACCCCCAAGGCGGTCCTGCTCGGCCTGGAGGGCGAGTCCCCGCGCACCGTGGATGTCGAGACGGCCGACGAGCGCGTCGAGGCGATCCGCTCCACCGGCCGGATCAACCTGCTCGGGATGCACGAGATCCCCTTCGACGCGGACGAGCAGCTGATCCTGCACCGCCGCAAGGCGCTCCCGTACCACGCCAACGGCATGACCGTCTTCGCGTACGACGCCGAGGGCGCCCCGCTCCTGGAGAAGACGTACTACTCGGTCGGCGGCGGCTTCGTCGTGGACGAGGACGCCGTGGGCGAGGACCGGATCGTGCTGGACGACACGGTCCTGAAGCACCCGTTCCGCACCGGCGACGAGCTGCTGCGGCTGGCCCGCGAGACCGGTCTGTCGATCTCCTCGCTGATGCTGGAGAACGAGCGCGCCTGGCGCACCGAGGAGGAGATCCGCTCCGGGCTCCTCGGCATCTGGCGGGCCATGCAGGCGTGCGTGACGCGCGGGATGTCCCGCGAGGGCGTCCTGCCCGGCGGCCTCAGGGTGCACCGCCGCGCCGCGAAGACCGCCCGCCAGCTGCGCGCGGAGGGCGACCCCCAGACGCACGCCATGGAGTGGATCACCCTCTACGCGATGGCGGTCAACGAGGAGAACGCGGCGGGCGGCCGCGTGGTCACCGCCCCGACGAACGGCGCGGCCGGCATCATCCCGGCCGTCCTGCACTACTACGTGAACTTCGCGGCGGGCGGCGCGACCGAGGCCGAGAAGGACGACAGCATCGTGCGCTTCCTGCTGGCGGCGGGCGCGATCGGCATGCTGTTCAAGGAGAACGCCTCCATCTCCGGCGCCGAGGTCGGCTGCCAGGGCGAGGTCGGCTCCGCATGCTCGATGGCCGCCGGCGCCCTCGCCGAGGTCCTGGGCGGCAGCGCCGAGCAGGTGGAGAACGCCGCCGAGATCGGCATGGAGCACAACCTGGGCCTCACCTGCGACCCGGTCGGCGGCCTCGTCCAGATCCCGTGCATCGAGCGCAACGGCATGGCCGCGGTGAAGGCGGTCACGGCCGCGAAGATGGCGCTGCGCGGCGACGGCAGCCACAAGGTCTCCCTGGACAAGGTCATCAAGACCATGAAGGAGACCGGCGCGGACATGTCCGTGAAGTACAAGGAGACCGCCCGGGGCGGTCTCGCGGTGAACATCATCGAGTGCTGA
- the glyA gene encoding serine hydroxymethyltransferase, which translates to MSLLNSSLHELDPDVAAAVDAELLRQQSTLEMIASENFAPVAVMEAQGSVLTNKYAEGYPGRRYYGGCEHVDVVEQIAIDRIKALFGAEAANVQPHSGAQANAAAMFALLKPGDTIMGLNLAHGGHLTHGMKINFSGKLYNVVPYHVDDTGVVDMAEVERLAKEAKPQLIVAGWSAYPRQLDFAAFRRIADEVGAYLMVDMAHFAGLVAAGLHPSPVPHAHVVTTTTHKTLGGPRGGVILSTQELAKKINSAVFPGQQGGPLEHVIAAKAVSFKVAAGEEFKERQRRTLEGARILAERLVQPDVTEVGVSVLSGGTDVHLVLVDLRNSELDGQQAEDRLHELGITVNRNAIPNDPRPPMVTSGLRIGTPALATRGFGTEDFTEVAEIIASALKPSYDADDLKARVTKLAEKFPLYPGLK; encoded by the coding sequence ATGTCGCTTCTCAACTCCTCCCTCCACGAGCTGGACCCGGACGTCGCCGCCGCCGTCGACGCCGAGCTCCTGCGCCAGCAGTCCACGCTCGAAATGATCGCCTCGGAGAACTTCGCTCCGGTCGCGGTCATGGAGGCACAGGGCTCCGTCCTGACCAACAAGTACGCCGAGGGCTACCCCGGCCGCCGCTACTACGGCGGCTGTGAGCACGTCGACGTGGTCGAGCAGATCGCGATCGACCGGATCAAGGCGCTCTTCGGCGCCGAGGCCGCGAACGTCCAGCCGCACTCCGGTGCGCAGGCGAACGCCGCCGCGATGTTCGCGCTGCTGAAGCCGGGCGACACGATCATGGGCCTGAACCTGGCGCACGGCGGTCACCTGACCCACGGCATGAAGATCAACTTCTCCGGCAAGCTCTACAACGTGGTCCCGTACCACGTGGACGACACCGGTGTCGTGGACATGGCCGAGGTCGAGCGCCTGGCCAAGGAGGCCAAGCCGCAGCTGATCGTCGCCGGCTGGTCCGCGTACCCGCGCCAGCTGGACTTCGCCGCCTTCCGCCGTATCGCGGACGAGGTCGGCGCGTACCTGATGGTCGACATGGCGCACTTCGCCGGTCTGGTCGCCGCGGGCCTGCACCCCAGCCCGGTGCCGCACGCCCACGTCGTCACCACCACCACGCACAAGACCCTCGGCGGTCCGCGCGGCGGTGTGATCCTCTCCACCCAGGAGCTCGCCAAGAAGATCAACTCGGCGGTCTTCCCGGGTCAGCAGGGCGGCCCGCTGGAGCACGTGATCGCGGCCAAGGCGGTCTCGTTCAAGGTCGCGGCGGGCGAGGAGTTCAAGGAGCGCCAGCGGCGCACCCTGGAGGGCGCCCGCATCCTGGCCGAGCGCCTGGTCCAGCCCGACGTCACCGAGGTCGGCGTCTCCGTCCTGTCCGGCGGCACCGATGTGCACCTGGTCCTGGTGGACCTGCGCAACTCGGAGCTGGACGGCCAGCAGGCCGAGGACCGGCTCCACGAGCTCGGCATCACGGTCAACCGGAACGCCATCCCCAACGACCCGCGCCCGCCGATGGTCACCTCCGGCCTCCGGATCGGCACCCCGGCCCTGGCCACCCGCGGCTTCGGCACCGAGGACTTCACCGAGGTCGCCGAGATCATCGCCTCGGCCCTCAAGCCGTCCTACGACGCGGACGACCTGAAGGCCCGGGTCACCAAGCTCGCCGAGAAGTTCCCGCTGTACCCCGGCCTGAAGTAG
- a CDS encoding enhanced serine sensitivity protein SseB, whose translation MDIPAQAGSLPQSGWPANELEEVLGASLGTPEAGGRLLEVLGRSHVWVPLPNGGGPDARELDLPAMEIDGVAYVPVYSSEHQFLTCVGAQMSFTIAPAAEFARGLPPQLGLAVNPGGAVGLPLPPPAVAELCRAGRTPLDGPATGGRVRLYEPDWKEEPVDFLAAAAGEFHESGVVRTARRVLASIEGDDPVLFVGVEFSTWDGAGQSAPMEALGRALGRVAVPWPVNLVLLDVAQDPVADWMLERVRPFYTRAPE comes from the coding sequence GTGGACATTCCTGCACAGGCCGGGAGCCTGCCGCAGAGCGGCTGGCCGGCCAATGAACTCGAAGAGGTGCTGGGCGCCTCGCTCGGCACTCCGGAGGCGGGCGGACGCCTGCTGGAGGTGCTGGGACGCAGCCATGTCTGGGTGCCCCTGCCCAACGGCGGCGGGCCCGACGCCCGGGAACTCGACCTGCCCGCGATGGAGATCGACGGCGTCGCGTACGTCCCCGTCTACAGCTCCGAGCACCAGTTCCTCACCTGCGTCGGCGCCCAGATGTCCTTCACCATCGCCCCCGCCGCCGAATTCGCCCGCGGACTGCCCCCGCAGCTCGGCCTCGCCGTCAACCCGGGCGGCGCCGTCGGCCTGCCACTGCCTCCGCCCGCCGTGGCCGAGCTGTGCCGGGCCGGGCGCACCCCGCTCGACGGCCCGGCGACCGGGGGCCGGGTCCGGCTGTACGAGCCGGACTGGAAGGAGGAGCCCGTCGACTTCCTGGCCGCCGCCGCCGGCGAGTTCCACGAGAGCGGCGTCGTCCGCACCGCCCGCCGGGTCCTGGCCAGCATCGAGGGCGACGACCCCGTGCTCTTCGTCGGCGTCGAGTTCTCCACCTGGGACGGTGCCGGACAGAGCGCCCCGATGGAGGCCCTGGGCCGGGCGCTGGGCCGCGTCGCGGTGCCGTGGCCGGTCAACCTCGTCCTCCTCGACGTGGCGCAGGACCCGGTCGCCGACTGGATGCTCGAACGGGTGCGGCCCTTCTACACGCGCGCCCCGGAGTGA
- the gcvT gene encoding glycine cleavage system aminomethyltransferase GcvT produces the protein MSSTPRLTALDALHRSLGATMTDFAGWDMPLRYASERDEHNAVRTKAGLFDLSHMGEITVTGPQAVDLLNHALVGNIGTVSTGRARYTMICAEDGGILDDLIVYRLQDTEYMVVANAGNAQLVLDTLTERAAGFDAEVRDDRDAYALLAVQGPESPAILAAVTDADLDGLKYYAGLPGVVAGVPALIARTGYTGEDGFELFVAPGHAEQLWKALTDAGAAHGLIPCGLSCRDTLRLEAGMPLYGHELTTSLTPFDAGLGRVVKFEKDGDFVGRKALEAAAERAETAPPRKLVGLVAEGRRVPRAGFPVVANGEVIGEVTSGAPSPTLGKPIAMAYVDAAHAEPGTAGVAVEIRGSHEPYEVVALPFYKRKK, from the coding sequence ATGAGCAGCACCCCCCGTCTCACCGCCCTCGATGCGCTGCATCGTTCGCTGGGCGCCACCATGACCGACTTCGCGGGCTGGGACATGCCGCTGCGGTACGCCAGTGAGCGCGACGAGCACAACGCCGTCCGCACGAAGGCCGGTCTCTTCGACCTGTCCCACATGGGCGAGATCACGGTCACCGGCCCGCAGGCCGTGGACCTGCTGAACCACGCGCTGGTCGGCAACATCGGCACGGTCTCGACCGGCCGGGCCCGCTACACGATGATCTGCGCCGAGGACGGCGGCATCCTGGACGACCTGATCGTCTACCGCCTCCAGGACACGGAGTACATGGTCGTCGCCAACGCCGGCAACGCCCAGCTCGTCCTGGACACGCTCACCGAGCGCGCCGCCGGCTTCGACGCCGAGGTCCGCGACGACCGCGACGCCTACGCGCTGCTCGCCGTGCAGGGCCCCGAGTCCCCGGCGATCCTCGCGGCCGTGACCGACGCCGACCTGGACGGCCTGAAGTACTACGCCGGGCTGCCCGGGGTGGTCGCCGGGGTGCCCGCGCTGATCGCCCGTACCGGCTACACCGGCGAGGACGGCTTCGAGCTGTTCGTCGCGCCCGGCCACGCGGAGCAGCTGTGGAAGGCGCTCACCGACGCGGGCGCCGCGCACGGCCTGATCCCGTGCGGCCTGTCCTGCCGTGACACGCTGCGCCTGGAGGCGGGCATGCCGCTGTACGGGCACGAGCTGACGACCTCGCTGACCCCGTTCGACGCCGGGCTCGGCCGGGTCGTGAAGTTCGAGAAGGACGGCGACTTCGTCGGCCGCAAGGCGCTGGAGGCCGCCGCGGAGCGCGCCGAGACCGCCCCGCCCCGCAAGCTCGTCGGCCTGGTCGCCGAGGGCCGCCGGGTGCCGCGCGCCGGCTTCCCGGTCGTGGCGAACGGCGAGGTCATCGGCGAGGTCACCTCCGGGGCCCCCTCCCCCACGCTGGGAAAGCCGATCGCCATGGCGTACGTCGACGCGGCGCACGCCGAGCCGGGCACCGCCGGAGTCGCGGTGGAGATCCGAGGCAGCCACGAGCCGTACGAGGTCGTGGCGCTCCCCTTCTACAAGCGCAAGAAGTAG
- the metG gene encoding methionine--tRNA ligase yields MTRHLITSALPYINGIKHLGNLVGSMLPADVYTRYLRQRGEEALYICATDEHGTPAELAAKAAGLPVAEFCAQQHDAQKAVYDGFGLAFDYFGRSSSAQNRDITQHFARKLHENGFIEERAIRQVFSIADDRFLPDRYIVGTCPHCGYDKARGDQCENCTRVLDPTDLIEPRSAISGSSELEVRETKHLFLLQSKLSGEVEAWIDKTSDEWPHLASSIARKWLTEGLHDRSITRDLEWGVPVPADTWPELAAEGKVFYVWFDAPIEYAGATKEWADLEPETRDWKSWWYEASDVRYTQFMAKDNVPFHTVMFPAMQIGTREPVKRVDHVKAFNWLNYYGGKFSTSQQRGIFSDTALELLPADYWRYFLMAQAPESDDTSFTWELFATSVNKDLADTLGNFVNRVLSFSRKRFGDEVPAGKEAGEAERKLGEEIARLLAEYEGHMEALQFRKAAQALRALWSAGNSYLEEKAPWLEIKTDQEGAALTLRTAMNLIHLYAVVSEPFIPSSARAMREAFALADDTATWVSADEARALASVPAGTAFTVPPVLFAKITDEDLEAWRERFGAQ; encoded by the coding sequence ATGACTCGACACCTGATCACCAGCGCGCTTCCCTACATCAACGGGATCAAGCACCTGGGGAACCTGGTCGGGTCGATGCTCCCGGCGGACGTCTATACGCGGTATCTGCGCCAGCGGGGCGAGGAGGCGCTGTACATCTGCGCCACCGACGAGCACGGCACGCCGGCGGAGCTGGCCGCGAAGGCGGCCGGGCTGCCGGTGGCCGAGTTCTGCGCGCAGCAGCACGACGCGCAGAAGGCCGTCTACGACGGGTTCGGGCTCGCGTTCGACTACTTCGGGCGCAGCTCGTCCGCCCAGAACCGCGACATCACCCAGCACTTCGCCCGCAAGCTGCACGAGAACGGCTTCATCGAGGAGCGGGCGATCCGCCAGGTCTTCTCGATCGCCGACGACCGCTTCCTGCCGGACCGCTACATCGTCGGTACGTGCCCGCACTGCGGGTACGACAAGGCGCGCGGCGACCAGTGCGAGAACTGCACCCGTGTACTGGACCCGACGGACCTGATCGAGCCGCGCTCCGCGATCAGCGGCAGCAGCGAGCTGGAGGTCCGGGAGACCAAGCACCTCTTCCTCCTCCAGTCGAAGCTGTCCGGCGAGGTCGAGGCGTGGATCGACAAGACGAGCGACGAGTGGCCGCACCTGGCGTCCTCGATCGCCCGCAAGTGGCTCACCGAGGGCCTGCACGACCGGTCGATCACCCGTGACCTGGAGTGGGGCGTGCCGGTCCCGGCCGACACCTGGCCGGAGCTGGCGGCCGAGGGCAAGGTCTTCTACGTCTGGTTCGACGCCCCCATCGAGTACGCCGGGGCGACGAAGGAGTGGGCGGACCTGGAGCCGGAGACCCGGGACTGGAAGTCCTGGTGGTACGAGGCCTCCGACGTCCGGTACACGCAGTTCATGGCCAAGGACAACGTCCCGTTCCACACGGTGATGTTCCCGGCGATGCAGATCGGCACCCGTGAGCCGGTCAAGCGGGTCGACCACGTCAAGGCGTTCAACTGGCTGAACTACTACGGCGGCAAGTTCTCGACGTCGCAGCAGCGCGGCATCTTCTCGGACACGGCTCTTGAGCTGCTGCCCGCGGACTACTGGCGCTACTTCCTGATGGCGCAGGCCCCGGAGTCGGACGACACGTCGTTCACCTGGGAGCTGTTCGCCACCTCGGTCAACAAGGACCTGGCCGACACCCTCGGCAACTTCGTGAACCGGGTGCTGTCCTTCTCGCGCAAGCGGTTCGGCGACGAGGTCCCGGCGGGCAAGGAGGCCGGGGAGGCCGAGCGGAAGCTGGGCGAGGAGATCGCGCGGCTGCTCGCGGAGTACGAGGGCCACATGGAGGCGCTCCAGTTCCGCAAGGCGGCCCAGGCGCTGCGCGCGCTGTGGAGCGCGGGCAACTCCTACCTGGAGGAGAAGGCCCCCTGGCTGGAGATCAAGACCGACCAGGAGGGCGCCGCGCTCACGCTGCGCACCGCGATGAACCTGATCCACCTGTACGCGGTCGTCTCGGAGCCGTTCATCCCGTCCTCCGCGCGGGCCATGCGCGAGGCGTTCGCCCTGGCGGACGACACGGCGACCTGGGTGAGCGCCGACGAGGCCCGCGCCCTGGCGTCCGTACCGGCCGGGACCGCCTTCACGGTGCCGCCGGTGCTCTTCGCCAAGATCACCGACGAGGACCTGGAGGCGTGGCGGGAGCGCTTCGGCGCCCAGTAG
- a CDS encoding AAA family ATPase has translation MTLRYATTAGTTGTALPAQSGSPPRQAVGTHPPVVRDLRGRSGRGPRALRFAAGDVVVVSGLPGSGKSTLISRTAPAYAVDSQDTRDRWARRLPRLLPYVLYRPLVRLAHYRGLRRALRSGASVVVHDCGTQSWVRALLARHARHRGSGLHLVLLDVSARAAREGQRERGRGVSAYAFARHRRAVGRLLRDTEAGLLPRGCASAVLLDREAAGTLTRITFANAQTDG, from the coding sequence ATGACGTTGCGCTACGCGACGACCGCGGGAACCACGGGCACCGCGCTGCCCGCACAGTCCGGCTCGCCTCCCCGGCAGGCGGTGGGCACCCATCCGCCCGTCGTCCGGGACCTGCGCGGCCGGTCCGGGCGCGGCCCGCGCGCCCTGCGCTTCGCCGCCGGGGACGTCGTGGTCGTCTCCGGGCTCCCCGGCAGCGGCAAGTCCACGCTGATCTCCCGCACCGCCCCGGCGTACGCGGTCGACTCCCAGGACACCCGGGACCGCTGGGCCCGCCGGCTGCCCCGCTTACTCCCCTACGTCCTCTACCGCCCGCTGGTCCGCCTCGCCCACTACCGGGGACTGCGGCGGGCGCTGCGCTCCGGCGCCTCCGTCGTCGTCCACGACTGCGGTACGCAGAGCTGGGTCCGGGCCCTGCTGGCCCGCCATGCCCGGCACCGGGGCAGCGGCCTGCATCTGGTCCTGCTCGACGTCTCCGCCCGGGCCGCGCGCGAGGGCCAGCGCGAGCGCGGCAGGGGCGTCTCCGCGTACGCCTTCGCCCGGCACCGCAGAGCCGTGGGGCGGCTGCTGCGGGACACCGAGGCCGGGCTGCTGCCGCGCGGCTGCGCCTCGGCGGTGCTGCTCGACCGCGAGGCGGCCGGGACGCTCACGCGCATCACGTTCGCGAACGCACAGACCGACGGCTGA
- a CDS encoding enhanced serine sensitivity protein SseB C-terminal domain-containing protein: MSASGTAAAGQVEHMLRQVAPGRYDAYEALLQALASGRVWMLLWHGRPGAPDAQYGNMEVDGLGYAPCVTSPQELTASGWSRDHEVVAGLDIARALYPDRWGVWLNPHAPGGGVGIPWLDLRRIATGLDRMPAGPLRISEPALDLPRFYAQLTQNAHHTPAIRSLRRAWVQPALGVPYLAVGLDLYDTSRPSVDAVRAMMRQSVGAVPEGLPVSTVAMSDEYDPVAMWLRANSRPFYDREAHAAPGYGYPQAPAY; the protein is encoded by the coding sequence GTGAGTGCGTCAGGCACCGCGGCGGCCGGTCAGGTCGAGCACATGCTGCGACAGGTCGCGCCCGGGCGCTACGACGCGTACGAGGCGCTGCTCCAGGCCCTGGCGTCCGGCCGGGTCTGGATGCTCCTGTGGCACGGCCGCCCCGGCGCCCCCGACGCCCAGTACGGGAACATGGAGGTCGACGGACTCGGGTACGCCCCGTGCGTCACCTCCCCCCAGGAGCTCACCGCCAGCGGCTGGAGCCGGGACCACGAGGTCGTCGCCGGACTGGACATCGCGCGTGCCCTCTACCCGGACCGCTGGGGCGTCTGGCTCAATCCGCACGCCCCGGGCGGCGGCGTCGGCATCCCCTGGCTGGACCTGCGCCGCATCGCGACCGGCCTCGACCGGATGCCCGCCGGACCGCTGCGGATCAGCGAACCCGCCCTCGACCTTCCGCGGTTCTACGCCCAGCTCACGCAGAACGCCCACCACACCCCCGCGATCCGCTCGCTGCGCCGCGCCTGGGTGCAGCCCGCGCTCGGCGTCCCGTACCTCGCCGTCGGCCTCGACCTGTACGACACGAGCCGGCCGTCCGTCGACGCGGTGCGCGCGATGATGCGCCAGTCCGTCGGCGCCGTCCCCGAGGGGCTGCCGGTCTCCACGGTCGCGATGTCCGACGAGTACGACCCGGTCGCGATGTGGCTGCGCGCCAACTCCCGCCCGTTCTACGACCGCGAGGCGCACGCCGCGCCCGGTTACGGCTACCCCCAGGCACCCGCGTACTGA